Proteins found in one Flavobacterium channae genomic segment:
- the thrS gene encoding threonine--tRNA ligase — translation MIKVTLPDGSVKEMAQGVTPMDVAKSISEGLARNVISASYNGTTIETTTTLTTDGTLILYTWNDKEGKKAFWHSTSHVMAQALEEIYPGIKLTLGPAIDNGFYYDVDFGDKKITDADFKKIEDRVLEISREKHEFKMRPVSKAEALEVYKDNEYKTELISNLEDGTITFCDHSNFFDLCRGGHIPNTGIIKAMKILSVAGAYWRGDEKNKQLTRVYGISFPKQKDLTDYLELLEEAKRRDHRKLGKELELFHFSQKVGQGLPLWLPKGAALRDRLEQFLKKAQKKAGYEQVVTPHIGMKDLYVTSGHYAKYGADSFQPIHTPAEGEEFLLKPMNCPHHCEIYNARPWSYKDLPKRYAEFGTVYRYEQSGELHGLTRVRGFTQDDAHIFCTPDQLDAEFKNVIDLVLYVFGSLGFENFTAQVSVRDLDNPDKYIGSVENWEKAENAIISAARDKGLNYVIEPGEAAFYGPKLDFMVKDALGRSWQLGTIQVDYNLPERFELSYKGADDKLHRPVMIHRAPFGSMERFIAILLEHTAGNFPIWLMPEQAIILSLSEKYENYAKKVLDLLENHEIRALIDNRNETIGKKIREAEMNKYPFMLIVGEEEEKNGTISVRQRGQEGKGNISVTIEQFAAIINEEINKTLKQF, via the coding sequence ATGATAAAAGTTACTTTACCCGATGGTTCGGTTAAGGAGATGGCTCAAGGAGTTACTCCGATGGATGTTGCGAAAAGCATTAGTGAAGGATTGGCTAGAAACGTTATTTCTGCTTCCTATAATGGTACTACTATTGAAACAACCACAACCTTGACCACGGACGGTACTCTTATATTATATACTTGGAATGACAAAGAAGGTAAAAAAGCTTTTTGGCATTCTACATCGCACGTAATGGCTCAGGCTTTAGAAGAAATTTATCCAGGAATTAAATTAACATTAGGTCCTGCGATTGATAATGGATTCTATTACGATGTTGATTTTGGCGATAAAAAAATTACGGATGCAGATTTTAAAAAGATTGAGGATCGCGTTTTAGAAATTTCGAGAGAGAAACACGAATTTAAAATGCGTCCGGTTTCTAAAGCAGAAGCATTAGAAGTTTATAAAGATAACGAGTACAAAACAGAATTAATTTCGAACTTAGAAGACGGAACAATTACTTTTTGTGACCACTCTAACTTCTTCGATTTATGTCGTGGTGGACATATTCCTAACACAGGAATCATTAAAGCGATGAAAATTTTATCTGTTGCAGGTGCTTACTGGAGAGGTGATGAAAAGAACAAACAGTTAACTCGTGTTTACGGAATTTCGTTCCCAAAACAAAAAGACTTAACGGATTACTTAGAATTACTTGAAGAAGCAAAACGTAGAGATCATAGAAAACTTGGAAAAGAATTGGAATTATTCCATTTTTCACAAAAAGTAGGTCAAGGTTTACCTTTATGGTTACCAAAAGGAGCTGCTTTACGCGATAGATTAGAGCAATTCTTGAAAAAAGCACAGAAAAAAGCAGGATACGAACAAGTAGTTACTCCTCATATTGGAATGAAAGACTTGTATGTAACTTCTGGACACTATGCAAAATATGGTGCTGATAGTTTCCAACCAATTCATACACCTGCTGAAGGAGAAGAGTTCTTATTAAAACCAATGAACTGTCCTCATCACTGTGAGATTTACAATGCAAGACCTTGGTCATATAAAGATTTACCTAAGCGTTATGCTGAATTTGGAACAGTTTATCGTTATGAGCAATCGGGAGAATTACATGGTTTAACTCGTGTAAGAGGATTTACTCAAGACGATGCTCACATTTTCTGTACACCAGACCAATTGGATGCTGAGTTTAAAAATGTAATTGACCTAGTATTATATGTATTTGGATCTTTAGGATTTGAAAACTTTACTGCTCAGGTTTCTGTTCGTGATTTAGACAATCCGGATAAATATATAGGTAGCGTTGAAAACTGGGAAAAAGCTGAAAATGCGATTATCAGTGCTGCAAGAGACAAAGGTTTAAATTATGTGATTGAACCAGGAGAAGCTGCTTTCTATGGCCCGAAATTGGATTTCATGGTAAAAGATGCTTTAGGTAGAAGCTGGCAATTAGGAACAATTCAAGTAGATTACAATTTACCAGAGCGTTTTGAATTATCATATAAAGGAGCTGATGACAAGTTACATCGCCCTGTTATGATTCACCGAGCGCCTTTTGGATCAATGGAGCGTTTTATCGCGATTTTATTAGAACACACTGCAGGAAATTTCCCAATTTGGTTGATGCCAGAACAGGCTATTATCTTGTCTTTGAGTGAGAAATATGAAAATTATGCGAAAAAAGTTTTAGATTTGCTAGAAAATCACGAAATTCGCGCCCTAATTGACAACCGAAACGAAACGATTGGTAAAAAAATCAGAGAAGCGGAAATGAACAAATACCCGTTTATGCTGATTGTTGGTGAGGAAGAAGAGAAAAACGGAACCATTTCTGTGAGACAACGTGGTCAAGAAGGAAAAGGAAATATATCGGTAACTATTGAGCAATTTGCTGCAATAATTAACGAAGAAATAAACAAAACATTAAAACAATTTTAA
- the infC gene encoding translation initiation factor IF-3, which produces MRNNRGFQPREEKKAAHRINNLIRVPEVRLVGENIEPGVYKIAEALRLAEEQEVDLVEISPNAEPPVCKLMDYGKFLYQQKKRDKELKAKSTQIVIKEIRFGPQTDEHDYEFKKKNALKFLQDGAKLKAFVFFKGRSIIYKEQGQILLLRLAQELEEYGKVEAMPVLEGKRMIMYIAPKKKK; this is translated from the coding sequence ATTAGAAACAACAGAGGTTTTCAACCTCGCGAAGAGAAAAAAGCAGCGCACCGTATCAACAATTTGATTCGTGTTCCTGAAGTACGTTTAGTAGGCGAAAATATTGAGCCTGGAGTTTACAAAATAGCAGAAGCTCTTAGATTAGCTGAAGAGCAAGAAGTTGATTTGGTTGAAATTTCTCCAAATGCTGAACCACCGGTTTGTAAGTTGATGGATTATGGTAAATTTTTGTACCAACAAAAAAAGAGAGATAAAGAACTTAAAGCTAAATCAACTCAAATCGTAATTAAAGAGATTCGTTTTGGACCTCAAACCGATGAGCATGATTATGAATTTAAGAAAAAGAATGCCCTTAAATTTTTACAAGATGGTGCAAAATTAAAAGCATTTGTATTCTTTAAAGGAAGATCGATTATCTATAAAGAGCAAGGTCAAATTTTATTATTACGTTTGGCTCAAGAATTGGAAGAATATGGAAAAGTAGAAGCCATGCCAGTTTTAGAAGGAAAACGTATGATTATGTATATTGCTCCGAAAAAGAAAAAGTAA
- the rpmI gene encoding 50S ribosomal protein L35, translating to MPKMKTKSSAKKRFKVTGSGKIKRKHAFKSHILTKKSKKRKLALTHSTLVHPTDERSIKQQLNII from the coding sequence ATGCCTAAAATGAAAACAAAATCTAGTGCTAAGAAACGATTCAAAGTTACTGGCTCTGGAAAAATCAAGAGAAAACACGCTTTTAAAAGTCACATTTTGACTAAAAAATCTAAAAAGCGTAAATTAGCTTTAACTCACTCTACATTGGTTCACCCAACAGATGAGAGAAGCATTAAACAACAATTGAATATTATTTAA
- the rplT gene encoding 50S ribosomal protein L20, translating into MPRATNSVATKARKKRVLKQAKGFFGRRKNVWTVAKNAVEKAMAYAYRDRKQNKRNFRALWITRINAGARLHGMSYSQFMGKIKANNIELNRKVLADLAMNHPEAFTAIVNKIK; encoded by the coding sequence ATGCCAAGAGCAACAAATTCAGTAGCTACTAAAGCTAGAAAAAAAAGAGTATTAAAACAAGCCAAAGGTTTCTTTGGAAGACGTAAAAACGTTTGGACTGTAGCTAAAAACGCGGTAGAAAAAGCAATGGCTTATGCTTACCGTGATAGAAAACAAAATAAAAGAAATTTCCGTGCTTTATGGATTACGCGTATCAATGCTGGTGCACGTTTACATGGTATGAGTTATTCTCAATTTATGGGTAAAATCAAAGCTAACAACATCGAATTGAACCGTAAAGTTCTTGCTGATTTAGCTATGAACCACCCAGAAGCTTTCACAGCTATCGTTAACAAAATTAAATAA
- the rlmF gene encoding 23S rRNA (adenine(1618)-N(6))-methyltransferase RlmF, whose translation MNTTKTITGFHPKNKHHGKYDFKTLIAANPDLAPFVAINEFGTETIDFANPDAVKMLNKALLLHYYDLKNWDIPKGFLCPPIPGRAEYIHQVADVLEDTYGTIQTKHKIRILDVGIGANCIYPIIGVSEYDWRFVGSEVDKQAFEAAQENINSNQKLKENVTLRLQTSKRNIFKNIILPEDQFDMTICNPPFHSSKEEANKGTIRKNKNLGIEDSKKPTLNFGGVNNELWCEGGELAFISNMIYESVHFKAQVKWFSSLVSKKDNLKPLLSHLKKVKATYQITEMKHGNKVSRILFWTFKE comes from the coding sequence TTGAATACTACCAAAACCATAACCGGCTTTCATCCGAAAAACAAACACCACGGCAAATATGATTTCAAAACTTTAATTGCGGCTAATCCTGATTTAGCGCCATTTGTTGCGATAAATGAATTTGGCACCGAAACGATTGATTTTGCGAATCCAGATGCGGTGAAAATGTTAAACAAAGCGTTGTTGTTGCATTATTATGATTTGAAAAATTGGGATATTCCAAAAGGTTTTCTTTGTCCGCCTATTCCAGGACGAGCGGAATATATTCATCAAGTTGCCGATGTTTTAGAAGATACGTATGGCACGATTCAAACCAAGCACAAAATTCGCATTCTAGATGTCGGAATTGGAGCGAATTGCATTTATCCGATTATTGGTGTATCGGAATACGATTGGCGTTTTGTGGGTAGCGAAGTCGACAAACAAGCTTTTGAAGCGGCTCAGGAAAATATCAATTCGAATCAAAAATTAAAAGAAAACGTTACGTTGCGATTGCAAACTTCTAAACGAAATATTTTCAAGAATATCATTCTTCCAGAAGATCAATTTGATATGACGATTTGTAATCCGCCTTTCCATAGTTCAAAGGAAGAAGCGAATAAAGGCACGATTCGAAAAAACAAGAATTTAGGTATTGAAGATTCGAAAAAACCTACGTTAAACTTTGGTGGTGTAAATAACGAGTTGTGGTGCGAAGGTGGCGAATTAGCGTTCATCAGTAATATGATTTATGAAAGTGTGCATTTTAAAGCGCAAGTAAAATGGTTTTCGTCGTTAGTTTCGAAAAAGGATAATTTGAAACCGTTGCTTTCACATCTTAAAAAAGTAAAAGCTACATACCAAATTACAGAAATGAAACACGGAAATAAAGTGAGTAGAATTTTGTTTTGGACGTTTAAGGAGTAA
- a CDS encoding asparagine synthetase B yields MKFKALSLYILLFFLCSLTSKASFVLLPMEAEGQQNHLKAYGITYWALDKSYKVSWLLNYRGGSFLLPDAPEIRKECQIRGVTFEVLSDAAANSILEDISSPSQNMETVVLEKAPKIAVYTPKGKQPWDDAVTMVLTYAEIPYTEIYDEEVLSDQLLLYDWLHLHHEDFTGQYGKFFGNYRNTPWYIQQKAESEALAKKLGYNKVSEEKLAVAKKIRDFVIGGGFMFAMCSATDSFDIALSADGVDICEPMFDGDDSEANYQSRIDYYNTFAFKNYTLERNPIVYEFSDIDTTDEHGKGSFSMDKDYFTLMEYSAKWDPIPTMLCQNHTQLIKGFMGQTTAFDPEKIKSNVLVMGECKINGEARYIHGTKGKGMFTFYGGHDPEDYQHRVGDAPTVLDLHPNSPGYRLILNNVLFPAARKKKLKT; encoded by the coding sequence ATGAAATTTAAAGCCTTAAGCTTATATATATTGTTGTTTTTTCTTTGCTCATTAACAAGCAAGGCTTCCTTTGTTTTACTTCCTATGGAAGCCGAAGGACAACAAAATCACTTAAAAGCATACGGAATTACTTATTGGGCTTTAGATAAAAGTTACAAAGTAAGCTGGCTTTTAAATTATAGAGGCGGTTCTTTTTTATTGCCAGATGCACCTGAAATTAGAAAAGAATGCCAAATTCGCGGTGTTACTTTTGAAGTTTTATCAGATGCGGCTGCTAATTCAATATTAGAAGATATAAGTTCGCCTTCTCAAAATATGGAAACAGTTGTATTAGAGAAAGCTCCAAAAATAGCAGTTTATACACCTAAAGGGAAACAACCTTGGGATGATGCCGTTACTATGGTATTAACTTATGCAGAAATTCCATACACTGAAATCTATGATGAAGAAGTATTGTCAGATCAATTGTTGCTTTATGATTGGTTGCATTTACATCATGAAGATTTTACTGGTCAATATGGTAAATTTTTTGGAAACTATAGAAATACGCCTTGGTATATTCAACAAAAAGCAGAATCAGAAGCTTTGGCTAAAAAGTTGGGTTATAATAAAGTTTCAGAAGAAAAGTTAGCTGTTGCAAAGAAAATAAGAGATTTTGTTATTGGTGGCGGATTCATGTTTGCAATGTGTTCGGCAACGGATAGTTTTGATATAGCACTTTCGGCTGATGGTGTTGATATTTGCGAACCAATGTTTGATGGAGATGATTCGGAAGCTAATTATCAATCTAGAATTGACTACTACAATACATTTGCATTCAAAAATTATACTTTGGAAAGAAATCCTATCGTTTATGAGTTTTCGGATATCGATACTACCGATGAACATGGGAAAGGTTCGTTTAGTATGGATAAAGATTATTTTACATTAATGGAATATTCTGCAAAATGGGATCCAATTCCTACAATGCTATGTCAGAATCATACACAATTAATCAAAGGTTTCATGGGACAAACCACAGCTTTTGATCCTGAAAAAATTAAATCAAATGTTTTGGTAATGGGAGAGTGTAAGATTAATGGTGAAGCACGTTACATTCATGGAACAAAAGGAAAAGGAATGTTTACTTTTTATGGTGGTCACGATCCAGAAGATTACCAACATAGAGTAGGAGACGCGCCAACTGTTTTAGATTTACATCCAAATTCTCCAGGTTATCGTTTAATTTTGAACAATGTTTTATTTCCTGCAGCTAGAAAGAAAAAGCTAAAAACATAA
- a CDS encoding response regulator transcription factor: MENKIKIILADDEELFRKGIYFLLQREPNIEIIFEASNGSELIEHLKTTSELPDIIMMDLKMPLLNGVEATKLIHKDFPGIRIIALTSYNTKSFIANMINVGAASYLVKNASPVDMIKTVNEVAQKGFYYNEIVMDVIHHNMLSNANSKTVLDDNFLTEREKEVLELICKQYSSTEIGEKMNLSARTVDGHRNNLLLKTNSKNMAGLVIFAIQNKIINLEDSNSDIES, encoded by the coding sequence ATGGAGAATAAGATTAAAATAATATTGGCTGATGACGAAGAATTATTCCGTAAAGGGATATACTTTTTATTGCAAAGAGAGCCAAATATTGAGATTATTTTTGAAGCTTCAAATGGAAGTGAATTGATTGAACATTTAAAAACAACATCTGAACTTCCGGATATTATTATGATGGATTTGAAAATGCCATTATTAAATGGTGTTGAAGCAACTAAACTTATTCATAAAGATTTTCCAGGAATTAGAATTATAGCACTAACTAGTTATAATACAAAATCATTTATTGCGAATATGATTAATGTGGGAGCAGCTTCTTATTTAGTTAAGAATGCTTCTCCGGTTGATATGATTAAAACAGTAAATGAAGTCGCTCAAAAAGGATTTTACTATAACGAAATTGTTATGGATGTAATTCATCATAACATGCTTTCAAATGCGAATTCGAAAACTGTTTTAGATGATAATTTCTTGACTGAACGCGAAAAGGAAGTGTTAGAGTTAATCTGTAAGCAATATAGTTCAACAGAAATTGGAGAAAAAATGAACTTGAGTGCTCGCACAGTCGATGGTCATAGAAACAACCTTTTATTAAAAACTAACTCAAAGAATATGGCTGGATTGGTAATCTTTGCCATCCAAAATAAAATCATAAACTTAGAAGACTCAAATAGTGATATTGAATCTTAA
- a CDS encoding sensor histidine kinase, giving the protein MNTFNLENSEVIQVVLFILLAFISMFLVLILFFYFSRRKIVQIEVAKKNLEIDHQKELLNSILITQEEERKRIAQDLHDDISSKLNVVSLNSHLLKTPNLNETEQLEITNNIIELTQKALENSRRIAHDLLPPVLEKFGLHAGIEELVEEFNSTKSVKVSYENSIDFESYPVEKHLHIFRILQELLNNSLRHGKATIISIHFTTFENRKTCVYVDNGLGFDSSDSENQKGLGMKNIESRINFLGGNFSFTSKPNQGVKMEFNFN; this is encoded by the coding sequence ATGAACACATTTAATTTAGAAAATAGTGAAGTAATTCAAGTGGTACTTTTTATACTACTGGCTTTTATATCCATGTTTTTGGTGTTGATATTGTTTTTCTATTTTTCTAGAAGAAAAATTGTTCAAATAGAAGTAGCCAAGAAAAACTTAGAAATTGATCATCAAAAAGAGTTGTTAAATTCTATCCTAATTACACAAGAAGAAGAACGCAAAAGAATTGCTCAAGACCTGCATGATGATATTAGTTCAAAACTAAATGTAGTTTCATTAAATAGCCATTTGTTAAAAACACCTAATCTGAATGAAACAGAGCAATTAGAAATAACTAATAATATTATTGAGTTAACTCAAAAAGCTCTCGAAAATTCTAGACGCATTGCTCACGATTTATTACCACCTGTTCTGGAGAAATTTGGTTTACATGCTGGTATTGAAGAACTTGTTGAAGAGTTCAATAGTACCAAAAGTGTTAAAGTTTCGTATGAGAATAGTATCGACTTTGAAAGCTATCCTGTTGAAAAACACTTACATATATTTAGAATTTTACAAGAATTGTTAAATAATTCGTTACGTCATGGAAAAGCTACTATAATTTCAATTCATTTTACTACTTTCGAAAACCGAAAAACCTGTGTCTATGTTGATAATGGATTGGGTTTTGATAGTTCAGATAGTGAAAATCAAAAAGGATTGGGAATGAAGAACATAGAAAGTAGAATTAACTTCTTAGGAGGGAATTTTAGTTTTACTTCAAAACCAAACCAAGGAGTAAAAATGGAATTTAATTTCAATTAA
- the dnaB gene encoding replicative DNA helicase, with product MENVRNINPIKVDKTTIINLEKGKLPPQALDLEEAVLGAMMIDKKGVDEVIDILQPDAFYKDAHKYIFEAIVQLFNETQPIDLLTVSAQLKKNGKLDLSGGDFYLIQLTQKISSSAHIEFHSRIILQKFIQRSLIKISSEIIEESYDESTDVFDLLDKAESKLYEVTQGNIKRSSETAQSLVIQAKKRIEEIAGKEGLSGIPTGFHNLDKLTSGWQPSDLIIVAARPGMGKTAFTLSMARNMAIDYGAPVAFFSLEMSSVQLITRLISSETGLSSEKLRTGKLEKHEWEQLSIKVKDLEKAPLYIDDTPSLSIFDLRAKARRLASQYGIKMIVIDYLQLMTAGGNGKGGGNREQEISTISRNLKALAKELNVPVIALSQLSRAVETRGSSKRPLLSDLRESGAIEQDADIVSFIYRPEYYKIDEWDDEERSPTQGQAEFIVAKHRNGGLDNIRLKFVGSLGKFDNLDDFSSPFDALPSKMNLDDSNPFITPNLPTPNEAFGSTMNSFDDDSDVPF from the coding sequence ATGGAAAATGTCAGAAATATAAACCCGATAAAAGTAGATAAAACTACAATTATCAATTTGGAAAAAGGAAAACTACCTCCTCAAGCGCTAGACCTTGAAGAAGCTGTACTTGGCGCCATGATGATTGATAAAAAAGGGGTTGATGAAGTAATTGATATTTTGCAACCAGATGCCTTTTATAAAGACGCTCATAAGTACATTTTTGAGGCGATTGTTCAGTTGTTCAATGAAACTCAGCCTATCGACTTATTAACTGTTTCTGCCCAACTTAAGAAAAACGGCAAATTAGACTTATCTGGTGGGGATTTTTATCTAATTCAGCTTACACAAAAGATATCGTCTTCGGCTCACATTGAGTTTCACTCACGTATTATTCTGCAAAAATTCATACAAAGAAGTTTGATAAAAATTTCAAGTGAAATTATTGAAGAATCATATGATGAATCGACTGATGTTTTTGATTTGTTAGATAAAGCCGAATCTAAATTATACGAAGTAACGCAAGGAAATATCAAGCGTAGCTCTGAAACGGCTCAAAGTTTGGTAATTCAAGCAAAAAAGCGAATCGAAGAAATTGCAGGTAAAGAAGGTTTAAGTGGAATTCCAACAGGTTTTCACAACTTAGATAAGTTAACTTCTGGTTGGCAACCATCCGATTTAATTATTGTTGCAGCTCGTCCTGGTATGGGTAAAACAGCTTTTACCTTATCAATGGCTCGAAATATGGCAATTGATTATGGAGCTCCAGTTGCGTTTTTCTCTCTTGAGATGTCATCAGTACAGTTAATTACACGTTTGATTTCTTCCGAAACAGGTTTGTCTTCTGAAAAACTAAGAACTGGAAAGTTAGAAAAACACGAGTGGGAACAGCTTTCTATTAAAGTAAAAGATTTAGAAAAAGCACCACTTTATATCGATGATACACCATCGCTATCCATTTTTGATTTACGTGCAAAGGCTAGACGTTTGGCTTCGCAATACGGAATTAAAATGATTGTAATTGATTACCTTCAGTTGATGACAGCTGGTGGAAATGGTAAAGGTGGCGGAAATCGTGAGCAAGAAATTTCGACCATTTCTCGTAACTTAAAAGCTTTAGCAAAAGAGTTAAATGTTCCGGTTATTGCACTTTCTCAGTTATCTCGTGCAGTTGAAACACGTGGATCGAGTAAAAGACCTTTACTTTCTGATTTAAGGGAATCTGGAGCGATTGAGCAAGATGCTGATATCGTATCGTTTATTTACCGCCCGGAATATTATAAAATTGACGAGTGGGATGATGAAGAGCGTTCTCCAACACAAGGTCAAGCGGAGTTTATTGTAGCAAAACACAGAAATGGTGGTTTAGATAATATTCGATTAAAATTCGTTGGAAGTTTAGGTAAGTTCGATAATTTGGATGATTTCAGTTCTCCTTTTGATGCTTTGCCTTCTAAAATGAATTTAGATGATAGTAATCCTTTTATTACACCAAATTTACCAACACCAAATGAAGCTTTTGGAAGTACAATGAATTCATTTGATGATGATTCGGATGTTCCGTTTTAA
- a CDS encoding acetyl-CoA carboxylase carboxyltransferase subunit alpha, translating to MEYLDFELPIKELEDQLDKCQIIGQESDVDVSNTCKQIEKKLEETKKKIYKNLTAWQRVQLSRHPNRPYTLEYITNLTNGTFLELFGDRNFKDDKAMVGGLGQINGQSFMIIGQQKGINTKMRQYRNFGMANPEGYRKALRLMKMAEKFNIPVLTLIDTPGAYPGLEAEERGQGEAIARNIFEMARLKTPIISVIIGEGASGGALGIGVGDRVYMLENTWYSVISPESCSSILWRSWEYKEQAAEALKLTSFDMKKQNLIDDIIPEPLGGAHYDKETTFKSVAEYVTKAFNELKDLSTKDLVVQRMDKYSKMGEFKQ from the coding sequence ATGGAATATTTAGATTTTGAATTACCAATTAAAGAGCTTGAAGACCAATTAGATAAATGTCAAATTATTGGTCAAGAATCAGACGTAGATGTGTCTAATACATGCAAGCAAATTGAGAAGAAATTAGAAGAAACTAAGAAAAAAATATACAAAAATCTTACAGCTTGGCAACGCGTTCAATTATCGCGTCATCCAAATCGTCCTTATACGTTAGAGTATATCACAAATTTAACAAATGGTACTTTTTTAGAATTATTTGGTGATAGAAATTTCAAAGATGATAAAGCCATGGTTGGAGGTTTAGGTCAAATCAACGGACAATCGTTTATGATTATTGGTCAGCAAAAAGGTATTAATACTAAAATGCGTCAATACAGAAACTTTGGGATGGCTAATCCTGAAGGATATCGTAAAGCTTTACGTTTGATGAAAATGGCTGAAAAATTTAATATTCCTGTTTTAACGCTTATTGATACTCCTGGAGCTTATCCTGGATTAGAAGCAGAAGAAAGAGGGCAAGGTGAGGCAATTGCAAGAAATATTTTTGAAATGGCTCGTTTAAAAACTCCTATTATTTCTGTAATTATTGGAGAAGGTGCTTCTGGAGGAGCATTAGGAATTGGAGTAGGAGATCGCGTATACATGTTAGAAAATACATGGTATTCTGTAATTTCTCCTGAATCTTGTTCTTCTATTTTATGGAGAAGTTGGGAATACAAAGAGCAAGCTGCTGAAGCATTAAAATTAACATCGTTCGATATGAAAAAACAAAACTTAATCGACGATATTATCCCAGAACCGCTTGGTGGCGCTCACTATGACAAAGAAACCACATTTAAATCAGTAGCTGAATATGTAACTAAAGCTTTTAATGAGTTAAAAGATTTATCAACAAAAGATTTAGTTGTACAGCGAATGGATAAATACAGTAAAATGGGTGAATTCAAACAATAA
- a CDS encoding DMT family transporter has product MQNDNLKSYLHLHVIVFIWGFTAILGKLISLQALDLVWYRMVFASSIMTVVVLLNKEKAKVPFNIFVGFVVAGIIIAVHWLTFYQAIKVSNVSITLACLSTGAFFASILEPIFYKRKIIWYELLFGVIVIVGLGIIFNVETKFKAGIYLAVTSAFLSALFSVINGKYAKEYDPNIISLYELSSGVFFLSLYLFFTGSFTPAFFSISVNDLIWLFLLSSICTAYAFSASVKVMKFLSPFTVMLTINLEPIYGIILALLIFDDTEEMSPLFYIGALIILATVIANGIVKSYKKVATN; this is encoded by the coding sequence ATGCAAAACGATAATTTAAAAAGCTACTTACATCTTCACGTAATTGTTTTTATTTGGGGATTTACTGCCATACTTGGTAAGTTAATTTCATTACAAGCTTTAGATTTAGTTTGGTATCGTATGGTATTTGCTTCATCAATCATGACGGTTGTAGTGTTGTTGAATAAAGAAAAAGCAAAAGTTCCGTTTAATATTTTTGTTGGCTTTGTTGTTGCCGGAATTATTATAGCAGTACATTGGCTCACGTTTTATCAAGCTATAAAGGTTTCTAACGTTTCTATTACATTAGCATGTTTGTCTACAGGCGCTTTTTTTGCCTCTATTTTAGAACCCATTTTTTACAAGCGAAAGATAATTTGGTACGAATTGCTTTTTGGAGTAATTGTAATTGTTGGTTTAGGAATCATATTTAATGTAGAAACCAAATTTAAAGCTGGAATTTATCTTGCAGTAACGTCTGCCTTTTTATCTGCATTATTTTCTGTGATAAATGGGAAATATGCGAAAGAATACGATCCAAATATTATTTCTTTGTACGAATTATCAAGTGGCGTATTCTTTTTAAGTTTGTATTTGTTTTTTACAGGAAGTTTTACACCAGCATTTTTTAGTATCTCAGTTAACGATTTAATCTGGTTATTTTTATTGTCATCTATTTGTACAGCTTATGCTTTTTCAGCTTCAGTAAAAGTGATGAAATTTTTGAGTCCGTTTACTGTTATGCTGACAATCAATCTAGAACCTATCTACGGAATCATTTTAGCCTTATTAATTTTTGATGATACCGAAGAAATGTCGCCCTTATTTTATATAGGAGCTTTGATAATTTTAGCTACTGTTATTGCTAACGGAATTGTAAAAAGTTATAAAAAAGTAGCAACTAATTAA